Within the Opitutaceae bacterium TAV5 genome, the region CCGCAATTCGCCCCGAAGCCGCCGATGCCGTCGACGACATCCTGCTCGAACTGGGCGTCGAAGGCTGGAGCCTGTTGCAGGACGTGATCGTCAACCGGGCGTGGATCGTCGGCATTTTTCTGTCGGACTCCGAAGCCGAGGCCCGCGCGCGCTGGCAGGAGCTTGCGCCGCTGGTCCGCGATATCGCCGCGCCGGAGGAACCGGCGATCCGTGCGCTGGCCGACCAGGACTGGCGCGACAGCTACAAGGCGCATTTCCACCCGTGGCAATTCGGCCGGCTGCACTGGGTGCCGGTCTGGGAACGCGACCGGTACACGCTGCCGGCCGGCGACGGCGCGATCTGGCTCGATCCGGGGCTGGCCTTCGGCACGGGCAACCACGAGACCACACGCCTCTGCGTGGAGCGGCTGGTGCGCCAGGCCGAGGCATACGCCGCTGCCGCGGCCGACGGCAGCGGCCTGGACGGCAGGCGCGTGATCGACGCCGGCTGCGGGTCGGGCATCCTCGCGCTGTCGGCGGCGCGGCTGGGATTTCGCGAGGTGGACGCGTTCGACAACGACCCCGAAGCGATCCGCGTGAGCCGGGAAAACGCCGCGCTCAACGAACTCGCCGGAGCCGTGCGGTTTTACGAGGGCGACCTCGTCAGCGGGCTCGCCGGCCGGACGGCCGACATCGTGCTCGCCAACATCCAGGCCGACGTGCTCATGCGTTTCGTCAAACCGCTCGTCGGGGCGGTCGCGCCCGGCGGCTTGCTCGTGCTCAGCGGCATCCTCGCGCACGAGAACGAGCAGGTGCGCGCGGCCTTCGCCCCCGCAACGGGCGGCTGGCGGACGGAGCACCGCGTGATGGGCGAGTGGAGCGATGTGGCGTTGACGCGGCCGGCGCAGAAAGCGTAGGGGAGCACTTCACGTGCGCCCGTTGATGATCACCGGAGCTTCATTTCGTGAACGGGCGCACGTGAATGAAGTGCGCCCCTACGAAACCGCCCTCGCCGCTTCCGCCCTTTCCTCGTCACGCAGTATCCGCGCATCCACGACAAACGGGCCGGCAGGGAGCAGGCTGGCGACGAGGACGACCGCCGTGCGTTTCCACGTCCACTTGAGCTCCAGCGCGGCCTGGATCGCCAGCCACACGTAGAGCAGGAACAGGATGCCGTGCGCCATGCCGACGACGCGCACCGCCTGCGGCTGGCCGGCGAGGTACTTGAGCGGCATGGCCACGCCGAGCAGCAGGAGAAACGAGATGCCTTCGAGCCAGCCGGCAATCCGCAGCCGGCCGGTGGTAGTCTTGAGTGTGTTCATGGCTGGAAACAGGGAGAGAAATTTGTGATGGTTGTCCGCCACCGCTACGCAGAAGCGTGCATTTCGCAACGTGCCCCGCGCAGTCGGGCCGGTGCCCGGCAACCGGGCGGACAGAAGAAGAGGAGGGAGAGGGAAGAGGGGCGACAGCTATATCTGGTCCTGATAGTTGCACATGCCGCCCGAACCGGTAGGATGATACGCTGAAAACTCAGGACGGGTTTGTTTCCGGAGCCGGCAATCCCGCCAGAACACCTGCCACGTCAGGCCCGCAATCCGAAACCGGAAGGCCATCATGAAGACGACCATGGATACCCTGCACCCACCCGAGACCCCGGAAAACCCGCCGGCCAGCCAGAACGGCCGTCGAACCTCCCGGCGCTCCGACGCCGGCAAGATCGGCTGGATCCTGCTCTGGCTGCTGGGCGTGCCGTTGCCCGTGCTGCTCATCTTTTTCCTCCTGCGCGGTTGCACATGAGCTGGGCCGGCGTCGCAGGCAGGGGAGGCGGCGTACAGAACTCCCTGACGACCTTGCCGTATCTTTTGGCAAGGCGGCTCGCCTTGTCGCGGTGTTGCGTTACCGGTTAACGTCATGCGTTACGATGTCGTGATTGCCGGCGGCGGATTCGCCGGCGCCTACTGTGCAAAAACCCTCGGCAAGGCTCTCGGCGCCGAAGGGGTGAAACGGGTGGCCCTGATCGCCGAGCGCAACGTCCTCGTTTTCCAGCCGATGCTGGCCGAGGTCGCCGGCTCGTCGCTCATGCCGGCGGACGTCGTGCAGCCGCTCCGCCAGATGTGCCGCCACGTGGACGTGCTGCAAGGCGCGATCAACCACATCGACTGGCCGACGCGCACGCTCACGCTCGACGGCGGCCGTTTCACGCGCAACCACCAGGTGAGTTTCGACCACCTCGTGCTCACCCTCGGCAGCGTCACCGACCTGAGCCGCGTGCCCGGCATGGCGGAGCACGGCTGGCCGATGAAATCCGTGGCCGACGCCCTGCGCCTGCGCGCCGCCCTCATCAACCGCCTGGAGGAGGCCAACCTCGTGGCCGACGACACCATCCGGCAGCGGCTGCTGACCTTCGTCGTCGTGGGCGGCGGTTACACCGGTGTGGAAACCGCCGGCCAGCTCTTCGATTTTATCCACGAGTCGCTCCGCTTCTACGCCAACCTGCGCGCCTCGCGCGTGCGCGTGCTGCTCGTTCACAGTCACGATTCCCTGCTCGCGGAGATCGGGCCCAAGCTCGGCGCCCATGCCGAACGCGTGCTGCGGCGGCGCGGCATCGAGGTGCTGCTCTCGACGCGGGTGGCGGCGGTGACGGCCTCGAAAGTGATGTTCGAAAACGGCGACGAGATCGAGGCGCACACCGTCGTCTCCACCATCGGCAACGCGACGCACCCGGTGGTCAGCGACCTCTGCCGGCAGATCGGCCTGCCCCTGGAGCGCGGCCGTGTGCCTGCCGAGCCGACGCTCCGCGTGCGCGGGCAGGCGCACCTGTGGACGGCCGGCGACTGCGCCTCGGTGCTCTGGGACGACCGCGGCGAACAGAAAATCGCCCCGCCCACCGCACAACTCGCCCTGCGCCAGGGCCGGCAACTCGCGCTCAACCTCGTCCGCGTGCTCCGCGCGCCCTCCGGCACGGAGCCGGCGCTGCGTCCGTTCACCTACCGCTACCTCGGGCAGATGGCGACGATCGGCGAACGCGAGGCCGTGGCGGAGGTATTCGGGTTTCATTTCAGCGGATTCATCGCCTGGTGGATGTGGCGTTCGGTTTACCTCGCCAAGCTCCCCGGCCTGCTGCGCAAGCTGCGCGTGATGGTGGACTGGACGTTCGAGCTCGTTTTCCCGCGCGACCTGAGCCTGCTGCTGCCGCCGCCCGAGGACATCCTGCGCTCGATCCACCTCGAACCGGGCGAACTGCTCTTCAAGCGCGGCGACCGGTGCCGGGCGTTTTTTTATGTGACGGAAGGCGAACTGGAACTCGTGCCGGCGGAGGGCCCGTCCGCCGCGCGGGTGCTCCCGGCCGGCTCCATCATCGACCAGGACGAACTCGACGCCGACGGCTGCTGGCGCGCACAGGGCCAGGCGCGCACGCGGGCCGACGTCGTGGTGTTTCGCGGCAAGGCCCTCGACCTGCTCCGCAGCGGCCTGCGACTGGAGCGGCGCGGGTAAGGCCGCGATGTCCTTTTTACACAAAGCTCGCAAAGGACGCGAAGGAGATAACTGGCAATCCTTTGCGCTCTTTGCGGCCTTTGTGTAAAAATCCGGAAGATTCCGGGCATCCGGTTAGCGGGAGTATTCGTTCAATTTTCCGGCTCCGGACCTCCCGGCTTTCCCGTCGAAACGCCCGAAGAATCAAAATCCCCGCTCTCTGCGTTTGCTTCCGTGCCGTTTCCGCAACTACACCACCGTCCGCCACGCCCGACCGATGACCGCCACCACCGAACCGACCAACCTCTACGATCTCACCCGCCCGGAACTCCGGGCGCGGGTGGAGTCGTGGGGCATCAGCCCGGTGCATGCCGCGCGGCTCTGGTCGTACCTCTACCTCGAAGGCGCGGACCACCTCGCCGCCATGCCCGAGTTGCCGGATCGGCTGCGCGCCCGTCTGGAAGCGGAAACCGCCTTCGGCCGTCTCGCCGTCGCCCGCGAAACGCATTCCTCCGACGGGTTTACCCGAAAATACCTGCTCGCCCTGCGCGACGGCCGCGAGATCGAGACCGTGCTCATGCGCTACACCGGCCGCGTGACGGCATGCGTGAGTTCGCAGGTCGGCTGCGCGATGGGTTGCGTCTTCTGCGCCACCGGCCAGATGGGCTACACGCGCCACCTCACCGCCGGCGAGATCGTCGCGCAGGTGATGCACGTGGACCGCGTGCTCCGCGAAACGGCCGCCGCCGCGCTTTCCGGCCGCGATGAAGCCCCCGCGCTCGCCGAGCCGGACAACGCCTCCCCGCACCACCGCCACGAACGCCTCCGCAACATCGTGCTCATGGGCATGGGCGAACCGCTGCACAATTACGACGCCGTCATGCGCGCCCTCGACATCCTGCGCGACGGCAACGGCCTCGCCCTCGGCGCGCGCAAGATCACCCTGTCCACGGTCGGCGTGGTGCCCGGCATCGTCCGCCTCGCCGACGAAGAGCGCCCCGTCCACCTCGCCGTGTCGCTGCACGGCGCGACGCAGGAGGAACGGGCCGCGCTCGTCCCCGCCGCCCGCGCCTGGCCGCTCGACGCGCTGATGGAGGCGTGCCGCTACTACGTCGAAAAACAGCAGCGCCGCATCTTTTTCGAATGGACGCTGATCGAGGGCAAAAACGACGGCCCCGACCAGGCGCACGCCGTAGGCCGGCTGTTGCGCGGGTTGCAGGCGCAGGTGAACCTCATCCCGCTGAATCCGACTTCCGGATACGCCGGCGGACCGACGCGCGTCGAGGCGGCGAAGCGTTTCCAGTCCGTGCTTGCGGACTACGGCCTGCCCAGCACCGTCCGCCAGCGCCGCGGCATCGACATCGGCGCCGGCTGCGGCCAACTGGCGACGCAGCGCTGATCCTTCCGCCCCCGCTTACCACGCATGCCGCAGCGTCACCGCAGCCTGCCAGTCCTCGTATTCGCGGCCGGGATTGCCGGCGACGCGCGAATCGCCGATGTCGCACAGCACCGAGAAATCCAGCGTGGTGCCTTCGGCAAATGTGCGCGTGACACCCGCCGTCACCGTGTGAATCCAGTCGTTGCGCGCTGCGGGCGCGTCCACGCTGTCGCGCCAGTCGCCGGACTGGAACCAGTAGCCGGCCCGCGCGCTCCAGCGCTCGTCGAACCGGTGCGTCCATTGCAGATCGAGCGACGTATAGTCATACGCCGTGCTGCCGCTTGCGCTCACCCAGCGGTGGGATTTCAGCTTCACGGTCAGCGTGTCCGCCTCCGTGGCTTCCCAGCGCAGGTTGCCTTCGGTGTAGGGCAGGACGGGGTGGCGGTCGTCGTCGCCCGTGCGCGGCATGTCGCTCGTGTAACGGCGAAAATCGGGACCGGCAAACAGGCCGAGCGTGAGCGTCGGCGAGAGTTTTCCTTCCACGCCGACGAGCGGACGCAGGAAGAGGTTGGACGAATTGACATCGACCCACGACAACTCGTCCTGCCACTGGCCGCCGCCGCGCAGCGAGGCCACCAGCGCAAAATCCCGCGTCCCCGGAAGCGTCCAGCCGCGCTCGATCCCGGCCCACGCTTCGGCGCGGTCCACGTAGTTGCAGTAGCCGGGCAGGACCGCCGGCCGGATGTTCCTGGTATAAAAATCCTGATACATGGCGGCGAACACCCCGCGCACGAAGCCGCCGTCGAGTTCGCGCGTGAGCTTGCCGTCGGTCCGGAGCACGAGCTGGTCGCGACGGTCGCGAACCGTGGCCGCGCCGATGGCGGGGCTGCCGCCGGGCCGGTCGTAAACGGGACCGCGGTCGGCGCCGTCGGTGAGCAGGGCGCTGGCACGCACATCCCATTTCCAGAAACCGTCCTTGCCGGCGAGGCTGGCGTGGAGGCGGTGATCGGTGTGGTTTTCGTCGTGGTAATCGGAGTAGCCGGTGTACTCGGCCGAGTAGCCGGCCTCGAATTTCCCGAGGCCGGAAAACGGGTGCGTCGTGCCGATGCCGGCGAGCACGGAGCCGGCAAAGGCGTCGGCCTTGGCCGGGGCGGCGACGGCGGGGTTGGCGGGCGTGCCGCGGTTTTGCAGATAGAGGTTGGAATCCCAGGAGAACCGGACCTGTCCGGTGATCTTCAGGGTCCATGACGGGGCGGCGGCCACCGGCGCGGCCGCTGCCGCCGGATCCTCCGCAGCGGCGAGCGGTGCGGCGGGAAGGGCCGACGCCAGAAACGCGATGGCGGCGAGACGGGTTTGTACAGTGATAGTCATGATCCGGGAAATCAGGTCTGCTAATCAGAGCCTGTCCGGTATCCGCCGGGCAAAGGCCAACCCGCCGCCTCGTTTGCCAATCAGTGGGCATTTTCTGACCCGGAGCTGCTGCGTCCAAAGGGATGGCCACAAAAAACATAAAAGAACACGCCGCGCATGGAGCCCTCCATCGCGCTTATAAGCGCGCGGGGGGATTCTCGCCGGGCAAACGGGATTTTTGTGCTTTTTGTGGCCATCCCCTCTGCGCTCCGGACGCCGCCCGCCGGTGATTTTTTCGGCTTTCAGCCTTCGACCTTCGGCCTTCAGCTTTGTCCGATGCCCGAAGCCGAGCCCGTCAACCTCAAGGAAAAGGTCCGCCACCTGCCCGACAAGCCGGGAGTCTACCTCATGCGCGACCGCCTCGGCCGCATCATCTACGTCGGCAAGGCCAAGAGCCTCAAGAAGCGCGTGTCGTCGTACTTCATGCCCTCGCGCGCCGCCCGCGAGCTGCATCCGAAAATCCGCACCCTCATCAGCCTCATCGCCAATTTCGACACCATCGAGGTGAAGTCCGAGCCCGAGGCGCTGTTGCTCGAAGGCCGGCTCATCAAGGAGTGGCGGCCCAAATACAACACCGACTTTACCGACGACAAACGCTTCCTCCTCGTCCGCGTCGATCCCGCCGAGCCGCTCCCGCGCTTCCGCCTCACGCGCCTGCGCAAGGACACCCGCTCCCGCCACTTCGGCCCCTTCGCCCACAGCGGCCTGTTGCGGAAAACGCTCGCGCAGATGCGCCGCCAGTTCGGCATCCTGCTCGGCGACGCCACCCCGCGCCTCCTGCCCGACGGACGCTGGCAACTCTACGACGACGTGCGCCAGGAACTCTACGGCTGGCCCAACGAAGTCACCGAGGCCGACTACCGCGCGCGCGTCGAGGAAGCCTGCGCGTTTCTCGACGGCAAATCCCGCGAATGGCTCGCGCAGCTCCGCGAGGAGATGGCCGCCGCCGCCGGGAAGCACGAATTCGAAAAAGCCGCCGAGCTGCGCGACATCGTTTTCGCGCTCGAAGGCACGTTGCAGAAAACGCGCAAGTTCGAGCGCAACCACCCCGTGGTCGCCACCGACACCGACGCCATGCGCGCGCTCGGCGAGGCGCTCGGCCTGCCCGCCCCGCCGCGCACGCTGGAGTGCTTCGACATCTCGCACATCAGCGGCACGTTTGTCGTGGCCTCGATGGTGCACTTCGCCGACGGCCGGCCCGACAAGAACAACTACCGGCGTTTCCAGATAAAAAGTTTCATCGGCAACGACGATTTCCGGGCGATGGAGGAAGTCGTCGGCCGCCGTTACCGCCGCCTGCGCGAGGAAGGAAAACCGTTTCCCGATCTCGTGGTGATCGACGGCGGACGCGGCCAGATCGGCGCCGCGCTCAAGGCCTTTGCGCTCATCGAGGCCGAGCCGCCCGCGCTCATCGGCCTGGCGAAGAAACACGAGACGATCATCTTCCCCGACGAGCGCCCCCCGCTCAACCTCCCGCTCGCGCACCCCGCGCTCGGCCTCCTGCAGCGCCTGCGCGACGAGGCGCACCGTTTCGCCAACACGTATAACGCCGACCTGCGTTCGAAAAAAATCCGCGAGAGCGTGCTCGACGATTTCGAGGGACTCGGCGACGTGCGCCGCGCCGCGTTGCTCGCGCATTTTGGCGACATCGACCGCCTGCGCGCCGCCACCGAGGAACAGATCCGCGAGGTCCCCGGCTTCGGCCCGAAGCTGGCGGCGGAGCTGCATGCGTGGCTGCATTCGTAGGAGCGGCGGCATTCATGCCGCCGCTCCGTCATGTGCTCTGCGCCGCCCGCGTTTGCATCGCGTCCGCAACTGGCTACCGTGCGCGCAAATGTTGTCTCGTCCGTCTTGCCTGCCGTACCCGTTCCGCCTGCGCCGTCCGTTTTCCGGTTTTGCCATCGCGTTTGCCGTCGTCATCGCCCTGGGCGCCGCACTTCCGGCGGCCCGTGCCCAGGTCAAGGCCAGCCTCGTGGCCGCCGATGCCTCGATCCGGCCGGGCGAGCCGTTCACGGTCGCGCTCCGGCTCGAACACGAGGAGCACTGGCACACCTACTGGATCAACCCCGGCACCGGCTACCCGACCTCCCTCGAATGGCAACTGCCCGCGGGCTGGAAAGCCGGCGACATCCGCTGGCCCACGCCGCAACTCACCCGCACCACCGCCGGTGACATCACGGGCAACGGCTACGAGGGAGTCGCGTACCTGCCGGTCACGCTCACCCCGCCCGCAGACCTGAAGCCGGGAGAAACCGTCACGCTTCGCGTCAAGGCCGGCTGGCTGATGTGCGCCGACGTCTGCAAACCCGGCGAGGCCACGCTCGAACTTGCCCGCCCCGTCCGCGCCGAACCGCCCGCGCCCGATCCGGAATACGGTGAAGCGGTCACGGCCGCCGTCGCCGACCTGCCGCGCGCGTTGCCCGAAGGCTGGAGCGTGGCGGCCGTGCGCGCCGGCAACACCGTGGGCCTGCGCCTCTCCGCCACCGCCGACGCCGCCCGCCCGTGGCCGTCATCCGACGGGCTCTGGTTTTTCTCGGACGACGGTTTTATCGCTTACGAGGAGCCGCAGCCTGCCACCTCCGGTGCTGCTGCCGCCGATTCCGGCAAGGCCGGCGGCAAACGCGAATGGACGCTCGCTCTCAAGGTCTCCCCCGCCGCCGAACCCGGCACCGGCGAGCGGCTCAAGGGCGTGCTCCGCACCACCGGGGCGGACGGAGCCGTCGCGGGTTTCCTTGTCGATGTGCCGATTGAAACCTCCCCGGCGGGTGTCGTCGGTACCGGCGGTCTGGAAATCGTCGGCAGCGGCGGCGTCACCACGACCGCGGTGCCGACCTTCGGCGCGCAGCTCGCGCTCGGGTTTCTCGGCGGACTCATCCTCAACCTCATGCCGTGCGTGTTTCCCGTGCTCGGCATCAAAATCCTCGGTTTCGTCAACCAGGCCGGCTCCGACCGTCGCAAGGTTGTGGTGCATGGGCTGACTTTCACGGCGGGGGTACTCGTTTCGTTCTGGGCGCTGGCCGCGGTGCTGGCGGTGCTGCGTTCGGGCGGACAACAGCTCGGCTGGGGCTTCCAGCTGCAATCGCCGGTGTTCATTTTCGTGATGGCGGTGGTGCTGCTCGTTTTCGCGCTCAGCCTGAGCGGCGTGTTCGAGTTCGGGCTTTCGGCGACGGGCGTGGGCGCGCGCCTGCAATCGAAGGGCGGCAGTGCCGGGTCGTTCTTCACCGGGCTGCTCGCCACGGTCGTGGCCACGCCGTGCGCCGCGCCGTTTCTCGCGCCCGCGCTCGGGGCGGCGCTGGCCTTGCCGACGGGGCCGTCGTTTCTGTTGTTCACCGCCATCGCGCTCGGGTTGTCCGCTCCCTACCTGCTGCTTTCGGCGTTTCCCGAGGCGATAAAACTCCTGCCGCGGCCGGGCGCGTGGATGGAGACGTTCAAGCAGGTGATGGCGTTCCCGCTCTACGCGACGGTCGGCGGCCTCGTCTGGGTGCTGGCCGGGCAGGTGGAGGAACAGGCGCTGCTGATGACGATTTTCGGGCTCACCACGGTGGCGCTGGCGGTGTGGTTTTACGGACGCTACGCGGCGCCCGGCGCACCCTCCCGGCGCGTGCGGATCGGCATCGCCGGCGGCGTGCTCCTGCTCGCGGCCGGCACCGCGCTGGGCTGGCCGCGCCCTGCCGCGCCGACCGATATCGTCTGGGAAGAATGGAGCCCGGAACGCGTGGCCGAGTTGCAAAAGGAAGGCCGCCCGATCTACGTGGATTTCACCGCGCGCTGGTGTTTCACCTGCCAGACCAACAAAAAACTCGTTTTTGGCTCCGGCGAGGTGCTGCGTGTTTTCCGCGACAAAAACATCGCCACGCTGCGCGCCGACTGGACGAACCAGGACCAGCGCATCACCGAAGAACTCGCGCGCTGGAACCGCGCCACGGTGCCGTTCAACCTCGTGTATCTGCCCGGCCATGACGCGCCGCAGCCGCTGCCCGAGCTGCTCACGCCCGACATCGTGCTGAAGGCGGTCGGGGCGAAGCAGGAGTCGTAGGGGCGCACTTCACGTGCGCCCGTTTGCGGGACGACGCTCCGATGATCATCAACGGGCGCACGTGAAGTGCGCCCCTACGGCTCCTGCCATGCCGATTTCAATGCCGAGGGAGTCCCGGTGGACTTACGCTTCACGAAAAACTTTGCCGCGCCCGCATGCAGCGGCAACCATGCCGCCGCTCCCGATGTCACGTGTTTTCGCCCTCACTCTCCTCCTTATGAGTACCCTCGCCGCGACCGCCTCTTCTGTTCCTGCCGATACCGTGATCGTGCTGCACGGGCTGGCGCGGCATCCGCCGTCGATGGCGAGGATTGCGGGATCGCTACGGGCCGAGGGTTACACGGTGCGCAATCCCGGTTATCCCTCGCGAGGGGCGACCGTCGAGGAACTGGCGGAGCAGGTGTTCGGCCCCGTGTTTGCCGAAAGCGCGGCGGGCGGTGTGGACCCGGCGCAAGACGCGGCCAGCGGCGGGCGCATCCATGTGGTGGCGCATTCGCTGGGGTGCATCCTTTTGCGGCAGTACATCGCCGTCCACGGCGTGCCGGCGCGGCTCGGACGCGTGGTCATGCTGGCTCCACCCAACACCGGCAGCGAAATCGTGGACCGGCTCGGCGACTGGCGGCTTTTTCAATGGATCAACGGCCCGGCCGGCGGCCAGCTCGGCACCGCGGCGACGGGCGAGGCGAGCATCGTCACCCGGCTTGGACCCGCGCCGGCCGGCGTGGAGATCGGCGTGATTGCCGGGAGCTTTTCGTGGAACCCGCTTTATTCGTCGCTGATTCCGGGCGACGACGACGGCAAGGTGGCCGTGGCGCGCACGCACCTCGACGGCGAGGCGGCGCACCTCGTGCTGCCGTACTCGCACACCTGGCTGATGTGGCGAAAACGCACGCTGGCCGCGGTGAACGCGTTTTTGCGGACGGGACGGTTTTAGTACCGGCATCGCTCGCCGTGTTTTTTACACAAGGCCGCAGAGTACCGAAACCGAAGGAATGGCCACAAAAAACACAAAACTTCTCTTTTGCCCGGCGGGAGTCCCCCGTGCGCCTATAGGCGCGATGGAGGGTTTCATGCGCGGCCTGTTTTTTCGTGTTTTTTGTGGCCATTCAACAACCGGCGGTCCGGTCACGGAGTGACAGCAGCCGCCTCCTCGATCCGGAAAAACGTCGCCGGCAAATCCGGACGCGGGCGGACGGCGAGCACGTCGTGGAGTTTGGCGAGCTGGCGTTCGATCTGTTCGAGGCGAGGCGTGTCGGCCACGA harbors:
- a CDS encoding alpha/beta hydrolase — encoded protein: MPPLPMSRVFALTLLLMSTLAATASSVPADTVIVLHGLARHPPSMARIAGSLRAEGYTVRNPGYPSRGATVEELAEQVFGPVFAESAAGGVDPAQDAASGGRIHVVAHSLGCILLRQYIAVHGVPARLGRVVMLAPPNTGSEIVDRLGDWRLFQWINGPAGGQLGTAATGEASIVTRLGPAPAGVEIGVIAGSFSWNPLYSSLIPGDDDGKVAVARTHLDGEAAHLVLPYSHTWLMWRKRTLAAVNAFLRTGRF
- a CDS encoding 50S rRNA methyltransferase; the protein is MTATTEPTNLYDLTRPELRARVESWGISPVHAARLWSYLYLEGADHLAAMPELPDRLRARLEAETAFGRLAVARETHSSDGFTRKYLLALRDGREIETVLMRYTGRVTACVSSQVGCAMGCVFCATGQMGYTRHLTAGEIVAQVMHVDRVLRETAAAALSGRDEAPALAEPDNASPHHRHERLRNIVLMGMGEPLHNYDAVMRALDILRDGNGLALGARKITLSTVGVVPGIVRLADEERPVHLAVSLHGATQEERAALVPAARAWPLDALMEACRYYVEKQQRRIFFEWTLIEGKNDGPDQAHAVGRLLRGLQAQVNLIPLNPTSGYAGGPTRVEAAKRFQSVLADYGLPSTVRQRRGIDIGAGCGQLATQR
- a CDS encoding copper transporter is translated as MRYDVVIAGGGFAGAYCAKTLGKALGAEGVKRVALIAERNVLVFQPMLAEVAGSSLMPADVVQPLRQMCRHVDVLQGAINHIDWPTRTLTLDGGRFTRNHQVSFDHLVLTLGSVTDLSRVPGMAEHGWPMKSVADALRLRAALINRLEEANLVADDTIRQRLLTFVVVGGGYTGVETAGQLFDFIHESLRFYANLRASRVRVLLVHSHDSLLAEIGPKLGAHAERVLRRRGIEVLLSTRVAAVTASKVMFENGDEIEAHTVVSTIGNATHPVVSDLCRQIGLPLERGRVPAEPTLRVRGQAHLWTAGDCASVLWDDRGEQKIAPPTAQLALRQGRQLALNLVRVLRAPSGTEPALRPFTYRYLGQMATIGEREAVAEVFGFHFSGFIAWWMWRSVYLAKLPGLLRKLRVMVDWTFELVFPRDLSLLLPPPEDILRSIHLEPGELLFKRGDRCRAFFYVTEGELELVPAEGPSAARVLPAGSIIDQDELDADGCWRAQGQARTRADVVVFRGKALDLLRSGLRLERRG
- a CDS encoding thiol:disulfide interchange protein DsbD: MLSRPSCLPYPFRLRRPFSGFAIAFAVVIALGAALPAARAQVKASLVAADASIRPGEPFTVALRLEHEEHWHTYWINPGTGYPTSLEWQLPAGWKAGDIRWPTPQLTRTTAGDITGNGYEGVAYLPVTLTPPADLKPGETVTLRVKAGWLMCADVCKPGEATLELARPVRAEPPAPDPEYGEAVTAAVADLPRALPEGWSVAAVRAGNTVGLRLSATADAARPWPSSDGLWFFSDDGFIAYEEPQPATSGAAAADSGKAGGKREWTLALKVSPAAEPGTGERLKGVLRTTGADGAVAGFLVDVPIETSPAGVVGTGGLEIVGSGGVTTTAVPTFGAQLALGFLGGLILNLMPCVFPVLGIKILGFVNQAGSDRRKVVVHGLTFTAGVLVSFWALAAVLAVLRSGGQQLGWGFQLQSPVFIFVMAVVLLVFALSLSGVFEFGLSATGVGARLQSKGGSAGSFFTGLLATVVATPCAAPFLAPALGAALALPTGPSFLLFTAIALGLSAPYLLLSAFPEAIKLLPRPGAWMETFKQVMAFPLYATVGGLVWVLAGQVEEQALLMTIFGLTTVALAVWFYGRYAAPGAPSRRVRIGIAGGVLLLAAGTALGWPRPAAPTDIVWEEWSPERVAELQKEGRPIYVDFTARWCFTCQTNKKLVFGSGEVLRVFRDKNIATLRADWTNQDQRITEELARWNRATVPFNLVYLPGHDAPQPLPELLTPDIVLKAVGAKQES
- a CDS encoding membrane protein is translated as MNTLKTTTGRLRIAGWLEGISFLLLLGVAMPLKYLAGQPQAVRVVGMAHGILFLLYVWLAIQAALELKWTWKRTAVVLVASLLPAGPFVVDARILRDEERAEAARAVS
- a CDS encoding excinuclease ABC subunit C, with the translated sequence MPEAEPVNLKEKVRHLPDKPGVYLMRDRLGRIIYVGKAKSLKKRVSSYFMPSRAARELHPKIRTLISLIANFDTIEVKSEPEALLLEGRLIKEWRPKYNTDFTDDKRFLLVRVDPAEPLPRFRLTRLRKDTRSRHFGPFAHSGLLRKTLAQMRRQFGILLGDATPRLLPDGRWQLYDDVRQELYGWPNEVTEADYRARVEEACAFLDGKSREWLAQLREEMAAAAGKHEFEKAAELRDIVFALEGTLQKTRKFERNHPVVATDTDAMRALGEALGLPAPPRTLECFDISHISGTFVVASMVHFADGRPDKNNYRRFQIKSFIGNDDFRAMEEVVGRRYRRLREEGKPFPDLVVIDGGRGQIGAALKAFALIEAEPPALIGLAKKHETIIFPDERPPLNLPLAHPALGLLQRLRDEAHRFANTYNADLRSKKIRESVLDDFEGLGDVRRAALLAHFGDIDRLRAATEEQIREVPGFGPKLAAELHAWLHS
- a CDS encoding ribosomal protein L11 methyltransferase is translated as MSALYEIKTAIRPEAADAVDDILLELGVEGWSLLQDVIVNRAWIVGIFLSDSEAEARARWQELAPLVRDIAAPEEPAIRALADQDWRDSYKAHFHPWQFGRLHWVPVWERDRYTLPAGDGAIWLDPGLAFGTGNHETTRLCVERLVRQAEAYAAAAADGSGLDGRRVIDAGCGSGILALSAARLGFREVDAFDNDPEAIRVSRENAALNELAGAVRFYEGDLVSGLAGRTADIVLANIQADVLMRFVKPLVGAVAPGGLLVLSGILAHENEQVRAAFAPATGGWRTEHRVMGEWSDVALTRPAQKA